A region of Nakaseomyces glabratus chromosome M, complete sequence DNA encodes the following proteins:
- a CDS encoding uncharacterized protein (CAGL0M10395g~Protein of unknown function): MVINCVGKTFEIMAWNYPDNFTLLEAGKLASKIGYRVAKREFKRDWEKYKKGHQKRKAARAIKKKKAKEIKYGKNKDLKENIVQQASNPEKQKEQPKRKRAWYQVLSWSVDDLDDYLKNNPQPPENPIKAMVKSWFEKEPTKLPPRIWMLNKDSSQEFSDSTINRKTLTSDTDAKVIEPEAVDGINGNDHCNSDSSLLAMEALVSLDYISNSSTYSINVKNLQSVTSEKWSIFRSLKKCTSSSTQKINEEQDSSRSKSRWRNFLGKLKIRTSKRSNVLTELSLQSCDRSYEDPKSYQHNKFDFKSSSVPFTSDDEKLFSHKSPSCRGESTTQTEPIGSRELTPGYNPKKVAQTQKTENQCLDLVCSDNKTANVCSASKDLIAGNNELVSKQLICGDNSNIATNIVSNNASNNAADKLSIDDYMKFSCTKNCENLTSYCENILDQKYMIESDSNISAELQKLFKTLDDEIEYYSENLKKDCNNISISEFDISVVKPLNIEQLSINEEASICTEKLKIVEAKVGNSVSENGEISRPNTNTSANSEHNPEQADLQDNVSQEFIRNSIGNEQVSTESSIQKQQIDRGTPSVMQLFSNFVENSINQLKKRADFTQNKGNWEGDLGTLPEQLPNSIEKVCVDNLKQQQQQQQVDLTGNTIESINSSSTSNVFVSAKGTTKVGSDTVVSGSSDHPLNGAKQSADEKTEVMTNVSHECSANESKLNANGNIGLGNAITSIFNETCNKLSSMTFPVLFKKPLQDEPSFTISEIDDKENRECDVITEEKRAEIQEQIKKSTAEFNIFLKEKTKPLEKYENLSYCLPNVIDESKLHPRIQAYQNDNNGFNNENVGYFTLLVASDREWEKERLKKEEATNSLPIQHCTLDGLDKGIQQGLNSYTSSNVVSPNKRIISSCKEKKEVPECLLEGIKEVDNIIQLQEPLIERKVSEITNESYKSVPSTKSVSFKADCSIHSVSKSKSCTAGTSKSIKGPTDHAAKPLKSCLKKSFISPVSLDNKVNEQSSKEVGVASENVGVISVTSFHDKLPDQFDDVNHRDSRAISKVPSGNCSVDHLPLDPEVVNKVPPGEYDSAVGTNKQLYNEPCSKQDSFRIVESLKIKKNTPPPPPPHGQLKKKPPPPPPQGQLKKKPPPPPPQGQLKKKPSPLPQPVTVTGCFPSEREYPICTGEQQSTPNKVDDECVTVNSLCSQNFSSKIVDCDEHKYDSVANDSSPDSIIDHPIANLNGLTPEESFDSETESIDYTYELDEFEIALPEWVREKRATKGESKLVKKLDHRLIKSQVDKNGVFVFGTPHYHDACPVWVVGPHSRLISEKEKANNKPIYKKKLPKRLKRIRKRIVWHRNRIAKSYSSQPHIRYRVIENAADNPYLAEGEHTFDAGYKKVGVNMYDFDMDEWLQSEQDVDAGDVVKVVPVANLDVNQERFWISLFSDLKTFAKIELNIKQKRPRFLLAVDECEIDQDKCIVDDMKIRGCSYLADEPKDEILLEKLLDDFYLEDFDPLAALKNGFMTKSEAERIMKVQELKKRGLKDTPEFEFLNDIIGETEEMVYSFDKNMPIEDAVAYATKVKSLAIVECRERHKLKLPPIDSEGVVVKFIKNMDKVLANVDTEITEFYIKGDLYDIALEEIVRDVQKGIRRKKMEEYRKRYEWRKKILWDV, from the coding sequence ATGGTTATTAATTGTGTCGGTAAAACCTTTGAAATTATGGCCTGGAATTATCCAGACAATTTCACCTTGCTTGAGGCTGGGAAATTGGCTAGCAAAATTGGATATCGGGTCGCTAAGAGAGAGTTTAAGAGAGATTGGGAGAAATATAAGAAGGGCCACCAGAAAAGGAAGGCCGCTAGGGcgataaagaaaaagaaagctaaGGAAATTAAATATGGCAAGAATAAagatttgaaagaaaatattgtgCAACAGGCTAGCAACCcagaaaagcaaaaagaGCAGcccaaaagaaaaagagctTGGTACCAAGTTTTGAGCTGGTCTGTTGATGACTTGGACGATTATTTAAAGAATAATCCTCAACCTCCAGAAAATCCAATTAAAGCGATGGTTAAATCTTGGTTTGAAAAAGAACCCACCAAGTTACCACCAAGAATTTGGATGTTGAACAAAGATTCAAGTCAAGAGTTTTCGGATTCTACTATAAACCGTAAAACGTTGACATCAGACACCGATGCTAAAGTTATAGAGCCAGAGGCTGTTGATGGTATAAATGGAAATGATCACTGTAATTCTGACTCTTCATTACTGGCAATGGAGGCATTAGTGTCTCTGGATTATATCAGTAATTCTTCTACTTATTCAATCAATGTAAAAAATTTACAATCAGTTACTAGTGAAAAATGGTCCATTTTCCGgagtttaaaaaaatgtacttcatcttcaactcaaaaaataaatgaagagCAGGATTCATCTCGATCAAAATCAAGATGGAGAAATTTTCTTGGGAAACTCAAGATAAGAACATCCAAAAGATCTAATGTACTCACTGAATTATCTTTACAATCTTGTGATCGTTCTTACGAGGACCCAAAAAGTTATCAGCATAATAAATTTGACTTCAAGTCCAGTTCTGTGCCATTTACTAGCGATGATGAGAAGTTGTTCAGTCACAAATCACCAAGTTGTCGTGGAGAAAGCACCACACAGACAGAACCAATTGGAAGTAGGGAATTGACGCCTGGCTATAATCCCAAGAAAGTAGCGCAGACACAAAAGACTGAAAATCAATGTCTTGATTTAGTCTGTAGTGATAATAAAACCGCCAACGTTTGTTCGGCTAGTAAAGACCTTATAGCTGGTAATAATGAACTAGTGAGTAAACAATTAATTTGTGGGGACAATTCAAATATCGCTACCAACATTGTTAGCAACAATGCTAGTAATAATGCTGCTGATAAATTGAGCATTGACGATTACATGAAGTTTTCTTGCACTAAAAATTGTGAAAATCTAACATCTTACTGTGAGAATATTCTCGATCAAAAATACATGATTGAGAGTGACTCAAACATTAGTGCTGAGCTGCAAAAATTATTTAAGACGcttgatgatgaaattgaatacTATTCAGAAAATCTCAAAAAGGATTGCAATAATATTTCCATTTCTGAATTTGACATTAGCGTTGTAAAACCTTTAAATATTGAACAGTTATCCATAAATGAGGAAGCTTCTATATGTAcagagaaattgaaaattgtAGAGGCAAAGGTAGGGAATTCTGTCTCGGAAAATGGGGAAATTTCGAGACCTAATACCAATACCTCTGCCAACTCTGAGCATAATCCAGAACAAGCCGATCTCCAGGATAACGTTTCACAGGAGTTTATCAGGAATAGTATTGGTAATGAGCAAGTCTCAACTGAAAGTAGTATCCAAAAACAACAGATAGACAGGGGAACTCCATCTGTTATGCAACTATTCAGCAACTTTGTAGAAAATTCCATtaatcaattgaagaagagagcTGATTTTACTCAGAATAAGGGGAACTGGGAAGGTGACCTTGGGACCTTACCAGAACAGTTACCCAATTCAATTGAAAAGGTTTGTGTAGATAACCTcaaacagcaacagcaacaacaacaagtAGATCTGACAGGGAATACAATAGAATCAATCAATTCATCCAGCACCAGTAATGTGTTTGTTTCCGCAAAAGGAACAACTAAGGTAGGTTCAGATACTGTAGTGTCAGGAAGCAGTGACCATCCTCTTAATGGCGCCAAGCAATCTGCTGATGAAAAAACTGAGGTAATGACTAATGTTTCTCACGAATGTAGTGCTAATGAAAGTAAACTAAATGCCAACGGTAACATTGGCCTTGGTAATGCAATAACTTCCATTTTTAATGAAACCTGCAATAAATTGTCTAGTATGACATTCCCAGTCCTATTTAAAAAGCCTCTTCAGGACGAACCGTCATTTACAATATCAGAAATAGATGATAAGGAAAATAGAGAGTGTGATGTTAtaactgaagaaaaaagagCTGAAATTCAAGAGCaaataaagaaatcaaCAGCTGagttcaatattttcttaaaagaaaaaactaaGCCCTTAGAAAAGTATGAAAACCTTTCCTATTGTCTACCAAATGTAATTGATGAATCTAAACTACATCCGAGGATTCAGGCTTatcaaaatgataataatggctttaacaatgaaaatgtgGGATATTTTACATTGTTAGTTGCCTCTGATCGTGAATGGGAAAAGGAACGCCTAAAGAAGGAAGAGGCTACCAATAGCCTACCTATTCAGCATTGTACGTTGGATGGTTTAGACAAGGGGATTCAACAAGGGTTGAATTCTTATACAAGCTCAAATGTGGTCAGTCCTAACAAGCGCATAATAAGTTCatgtaaagaaaagaaagaagtaCCAGAATGCCTGTTAGAGGGAATAAAGGAAGTTGACAATATAATTCAATTACAGGAGCCACTCATTGAACGCAAGGTATCTGAAATCACTAACGAGAGTTATAAAAGTGTACCGTCAACCAAATCCGTCTCCTTCAAAGCCGATTGTAGCATTCATTCAGTTTCTAAAAGTAAATCATGCACGGCAGGAACTTCGAAAAGCATCAAAGGTCCGACAGATCATGCAGCCAAACCACTCAAAAGCTGCTTGAAGAAGTCATTTATTAGTCCTGTTTCACTTGACAATAAAGTCAACGAGCAGTCTAGTAAGGAAGTAGGGGTAGCTTCTGAGAATGTCGGAGTTATATCTGTTACCTCTTTCCACGACAAATTACCTGATCAATTTGATGATGTAAATCACAGAGATAGTAGAGCAATCTCTAAAGTGCCTTCGGGTAACTGTTCTGTAGATCATCTACCATTAGATCCGGAAGTCGTTAATAAAGTACCTCCAGGTGAATATGACTCTGCAGTTGGTACAAATAAACAATTATATAACGAACCTTGTAGTAAACAAGATAGTTTTAGGATTGTGGAATCattaaaaatcaaaaagaaCACTCCACCTCCACCTCCTCCACATGGGCAACTTAAGAAGAAGCCTCCTCCACCTCCACCACAAGGGCAACTTAAGAAGAAGCCTCCTCCACCTCCACCACAAGGGCAACTTAAGAAGAAGCCGTCACCATTGCCACAACCAGTAACCGTCACTGGATGTTTTCCTTCGGAAAGAGAATATCCTATCTGTACTGGGGAACAACAAAGCACTCCAAATAAGGTTGACGATGAATGCGTTACTGTCAATTCGCTATGTAGTCAGAACTTCTCATCAAAAATTGTGGATTGTGATGAACATAAGTATGACTCGGTGGCAAACGACTCTAGTCCAGATTCTATAATAGATCACCCAATTGCAAACTTAAATGGTCTTACTCCTGAGGAGTCTTTCGACAGTGAGACAGAAAGCATTGATTATACGTACGAGCTTGATGAGTTTGAGATAGCACTCCCTGAGTGGGTGAGAGAGAAAAGAGCAACGAAAGGTGAGTCAAAATTAGTTAAAAAACTAGACCATCGGCTCATTAAGAGTCAAGTAGATAAAAATGGGGTTTTTGTCTTTGGAACACCACATTACCATGATGCCTGTCCTGTTTGGGTAGTCGGCCCACATTCGAGATTAATTtcagagaaagaaaaggctAATAACAAGCCTATTtataagaaaaaactgCCAAAACGATTGAAACGTATCAGAAAGCGAATAGTTTGGCATCGTAATCGTATTGCTAAATCATACTCATCTCAGCCTCATATACGTTACCGTGTTATTGAGAATGCAGCTGATAATCCATATTTAGCTGAAGGGGAACATACTTTTGATGCAGGTTATAAAAAGGTTGGCGTGAATATGtatgattttgatatgGATGAATGGTTGCAGTCGGAACAAGATGTCGACGCTGGGGATGTTGTCAAAGTTGTTCCGGTAGCTAATCTTGACGTTAACCAAGAAAGGTTTTGGATTTCTTTATTCAGCGATCTTAAGACATTTGCAAAGATAGAGTTgaatataaaacaaaagagACCAAGATTTTTATTGGCTGTCGATGAATGTGAGATTGATCAGGATAAATGTATAGTGGATGACATGAAAATACGTGGATGTTCCTATTTGGCAGATGAACCAAAAGATGAGATATTGCTAGAGAAACTTTTAGATGATTTCTACTTAGAAGATTTCGATCCATTAGCAGCTCTGAAGAATGGTTTTATGACAAAGAGCGAGGCTGAAAGAATAATGAAAGTACAggaattaaaaaaaagaggtTTAAAGGATACTCCTGAGTTTGAATTCCTGAATGATATTATCGGGGAGACAGAAGAAATGGTGTATAGTTTTGATAAGAATATGCCTATCGAGGATGCAGTTGCTTACGCTACGAAGGTTAAATCTTTGGCGATTGTAGAGTGCAGGGAGCGGCACAAGTTGAAGCTACCACCAATCGACTCTGAGGGTGTTGTCGTAAAATTCATCAAGAATATGGATAAAGTGTTGGCAAACGTCGATACTGAAATTACAGAGTTCTACATAAAAGGAGATTTGTATGATATCGCTCTCGAAGAAATCGTGCGCGATGTTCAAAAAGGAATCAGGCGAAAGAAGATGGAAGAGTATCGAAAGCGGTACGAATGGAGAAAAAAGATTCTTTGGGACGTTTAA
- the RCR2 gene encoding Rcr2p (CAGL0M10417g~Ortholog(s) have role in vesicle-mediated transport and fungal-type vacuole membrane, vesicle localization) — translation MIAYKRATGDNNNDGFTDDDPYGRGSWVWGRWILFVIFVVGILLMTLLTFRINRRRTATGRAPIYGTAWMTPPSYRQSERDYNHTQNYVEEYVPTYTETTNANDLGYYDANGVFHKNAKAEMLQPPALDGEVARPDGPPPGFDGLTQPESAYLRPEDVPQEDIDLEFRRPAQTNFQRTTAGPSSSLETNDDEDSSVSVQMQQVRTSSKK, via the coding sequence ATGATAGCTTATAAGAGGGCAACTGGGGATAATAATAACGATGGGTTTACTGATGATGATCCGTATGGGAGAGGGTCGTGGGTGTGGGGTCGGTGGATCCTGTTTGTGATATTTGTTGTTGGTATTCTTCTGATGACGTTGCTTACGTTCCGAATCAACAGACGAAGGACTGCCACCGGTAGGGCTCCGATTTACGGCACTGCGTGGATGACGCCTCCGTCGTACAGACAGTCCGAAAGAGACTACAACCATACCCAGAACTATGTAGAGGAGTACGTTCCTACATACACAGAGACCACAAATGCCAACGATCTGGGCTACTACGATGCCAACGGTGTCTTCCACAAGAACGCAAAGGCTGAAATGCTTCAACCACCGGCTCTGGATGGCGAGGTCGCTAGGCCAGATGGCCCTCCACCTGGTTTCGACGGGCTCACACAACCAGAGTCTGCATACTTGAGACCAGAAGACGTACCGCAGGAGGACATCGATCTAGAGTTTAGAAGGCCTGCTCAAACCAACTTCCAAAGAACTACGGCTGGTCCAAGTTCATCCTTAGAGACAAATGACGATGAAGACTCAAGTGTATCTGTACAGATGCAACAAGTTAGaacatcttcaaagaaatag
- a CDS encoding alpha,alpha-trehalase (CAGL0M10439g~Ortholog(s) have alpha,alpha-trehalase activity, calcium ion binding activity, role in ascospore formation, cellular response to desiccation, trehalose catabolic process involved in cellular response to stress and cytosol localization), giving the protein MSDPMDEGPLGKGAVATPAMVEKVANESPKKTRPRRLSSLNEFYDPFSTAEVYYGPATDPRKQKKSSTKLNRTRTMSVFDNTSIAKTTASFGQFQLKRRGSEDDSLTASQGNRKFFIEDVDGTLEELLSSEDTDRNYQITIEDTGPKVLKVGTANSGGYKHVNIRGTYMLSNLLQELTIAKSFGRHSIFLDEARINENPVNRLSRLITNQFWNNLTRRIDLNNIGEIASDTKVDTPEAKNPRVYVPYNCPEQYEFYIQASQMNPSMKLEVEYLPKDITPEYVKSLNATPGLLALAMEEHVNPATGEVSLIGYPYAVPGGRFNELYGWDSYMMALGLLESNKVDVARGMVEHFIFEIEHYGKILNANRSYYLCRSQPPFLTDMALVVFNRIGGDNNPNAIDFLKRSFKAAIKEYKTVWMAHPRLDPETGLSCYHPDGLGIPPETEPTHFDSILTPYAAKYYCTIPEFIAMYNDGSVKEPHLDEFFLHDRGVRESGHDTTYRFEGVCAYLATIDLNSLLYKYEVDIANFIEKYHNDEYHDPFDGTVTNSAYWRDLAAKRKENITKYMWDEETGFFYDYNIKVKCRTNYESATTFWSLWAGLATPEQAKKMVELALPKLEMLGGLVACTEESRGPISIDRPHRQWDYPFGWAPHQILAWEGLNDYGYTSVATRLAYRWLFMMTKAFVDYNGIVVEKYDVTRGTDPHRVDAEYGNQGADFKGVAKEGFGWVNTSYILGLKFMNSHARRALGACIPPAPFFNSLKDDEKSIYGL; this is encoded by the coding sequence ATGTCTGACCCCATGGATGAAGGGCCTTTGGGCAAGGGTGCTGTGGCCACACCAGCAATGGTCGAGAAAGTCGCTAACGAGAGTCCAAAGAAGACAAGACCAAGGAGACTGTCCTCGCTGAACGAGTTCTATGACCCTTTCTCCACAGCAGAAGTCTATTACGGTCCCGCTACCGACCCCAGGAAGCAGAAAAAGAGCTCGACTAAGCTCAACAGGACAAGAACCATGAGTGTCTTCGACAACACTTCCATCGCCAAGACCACTGCCAGCTTCGGCCAATtccaattgaaaagaaggGGTTCCGAGGACGACAGTCTAACTGCAAGTCAAGGTAACAGAAAGTTCTTCATCGAGGATGTCGACGGCACCCTGGAAGAACTTCTATCCAGCGAAGACACAGACCGTAATTATCAGATCACAATCGAAGACACCGGCCCAAAAGTGTTGAAAGTCGGTACCGCTAACTCTGGAGGTTACAAACATGTCAACATTAGAGGTACCTACATGCTTTCGAACCTTTTACAAGAACTTACAATTGCAAAGAGTTTTGGTAGACACTCCATCTTCCTGGATGAAGCAAGAATTAACGAAAACCCAGTGAACAGATTGTCAAGATTGATCACCAATCAGTTCTGGAATAACTTGACTAGAAGAATAGATTTGAATAACATCGGAGAAATTGCTAGTGATACTAAAGTTGACACACCAGAGGCAAAGAACCCTAGAGTCTACGTCCCATACAACTGCCCTGAACAATACGAATTTTACATTCAAGCATCCCAGATGAACCCTTCGATGAAACTCGAAGTCGAATACTTACCAAAAGATATAACCCCGGAGTACGTAAAGTCATTGAATGCAACACCTGGTTTGCTGGCTCTGGCAATGGAAGAACACGTCAACCCAGCAACTGGTGAGGTGTCCCTAATTGGTTACCCATATGCAGTTCCAGGTGGTAGATTCAATGAACTATATGGTTGGGATTCTTACATGATGGCACTGGGATTATTGGAAAGTAATAAGGTCGACGTTGCCCGTGGTATGGTAGAACACTTTATCTTCGAAATTGAACATTACGGTAAGATATTGAATGCTAACAGAAGTTATTATCTGTGTAGATCGCAACCACCATTTTTGACTGATATGGCTTTAGTGGTATTCAACAGAATTGGTGGTGATAATAACCCAAACGCAATCGATTTCTTAAAGAGATCTTTCAAAGCCGCTATCAAGGAATATAAAACGGTCTGGATGGCTCATCCAAGACTAGATCCAGAAACCGGTCTATCATGCTATCATCCTGATGGTTTAGGTATTCCACCTGAAACAGAACCTACTCATTTCGATAGTATATTAACGCCATACGCTGCAAAGTACTATTGCACAATTCCTGAGTTCATTGCGATGTACAACGATGGCTCAGTAAAGGAACCTCATCTTGACGAGTTTTTCTTACATGATCGTGGTGTTAGAGAATCTGGTCACGACACCACTTATAGATTCGAAGGTGTTTGCGCATATCTAGCTACCATTGATCTCAACTCACTGCTTTACAAGTACGAGGTCGATATCGCTAATTTCatagaaaaatatcataacGATGAATACCATGATCCATTTGATGGAACAGTTACCAATTCTGCTTACTGGCGCGATCTAGCAGctaaaagaaaggaaaatataACTAAATATATGTGGGACGAAGAGACTGGTTTCTTTTATGACTACAATATCAAAGTGAAGTGCAGGACTAACTATGAGTCAGCAACTACGTTTTGGTCTTTATGGGCAGGATTAGCAACTCCGGAACAAGCAAAAAAGATGGTTGAATTAGCATTGCCGAAGCTTGAAATGCTAGGTGGGTTGGTTGCTTGTACAGAAGAGTCCAGAGGACCTATTTCTATTGATAGACCTCATAGACAGTGGGATTATCCTTTTGGTTGGGCACCACATCAAATACTTGCTTGGGAGGGCTTAAATGATTACGGTTACACCTCTGTTGCAACGAGATTGGCATACAGATGGTTATTTATGATGACCAAAGCATTTGTTGACTATAACGGTATTGTGGTAGAGAAGTATGATGTTACACGAGGCACTGATCCTCATCGTGTTGATGCTGAATATGGTAATCAAGGTGCAGACTTCAAGGGGGTTGCTAAAGAAGGGTTTGGCTGGGTTAATACTAGTTACATATTAGGGTTGAAGTTCATGAACAGTCATGCTAGAAGAGCGTTAGGAGCATGCATTCCCCCAGCACCATTCTTCAATAGTTtgaaagatgatgaaaagagCATATATGGTCTTTAA
- the RMD1 gene encoding Rmd1p (CAGL0M10483g~Ortholog(s) have fungal-type vacuole membrane localization) has protein sequence MSEESDALLNRGSKSNDMGENSQAKYIPRPVNSDRSISDSKDGKLGIIDSKTKGISNIAKVTGRQIRNGAQRTSRTAQKLKLLPEEAFHRDEEVSELRDRDVYSQVNRITDKNARRDAEKLGKAHRHLLPRCTSYCTASSYNMKDLIRWLKDSKKTHHTHPKLFDECLYTPFLYNDWRGDKRFEHEDVIRLDDEGGEINVSDKHPDIFIFEYGVIVLWGFTEREEKAFLNDLEKFEKEKLAEEDIQIEEFNYYVTQSYQPRIYNDFITLRDGSNYMIKLSISHAIAQSVKISLFEELVDNTIEDTQDIPQEIASSGKVSMSKEEIMKSIGELFILRININLHGSVLDSPEIMWSEPQLEPIYQATRGYLEINQRVALLNQRLEVISDLLQMLKEQLGHSHEEYLELIVIVLVVVEVVVSLVNIAVDMIANRT, from the coding sequence ATGTCTGAAGAATCCGACGCCCTGCTTAATAGAGGCTCCAAGTCGAACGATATGGGTGAAAATAGCCAAGCCAAATATATACCAAGACCAGTAAATTCAGATAGAAGTATTAGTGACAGCAAGGATGGTAAACTTGGCATAATTGATTCTAAGACAAAAGGAATATCTAATATAGCAAAGGTTACTGGCAGACAAATCAGAAATGGTGCTCAGCGTACATCTAGAACTGCTCAAAAGCTAAAATTATTACCAGAAGAGGCCTTCCATagagatgaagaagtcTCAGAACTCCGAGATAGGGATGTTTATTCTCAAGTGAATAGAATAACAGATAAGAATGCAAGAAGAGATGCTGAAAAGCTTGGAAAAGCACACAGACATTTGCTACCGAGATGTACCTCATATTGTACTGCCAGTAGTTATAATATGAAGGATTTGATAAGGTGGTTAAAGGACTCGAAGAAAACGCATCATACACATCCAAAACTATTTGATGAATGTCTATATACACCCTTTTTATACAATGATTGGAGGGGCGACAAAAGATTCGAACATGAAGACGTGATAAGActtgatgatgaaggtgGTGAGATAAACGTAAGTGATAAACATCCTGATATATTCATCTTTGAGTATGGTGTTATTGTCTTGTGGGGCTTTACTGAAAGAGAGGAAAAGGCATTCTTGAATGACTTAgagaaatttgaaaaagaaaaactggCCGAAGAAGATATCCAAATTGAAGAGTTCAATTACTATGTTACACAAAGTTATCAGCCTAGAATTTATAATGATTTCATTACATTAAGAGATGGTTCCAACTATATGATAAAATTGTCCATATCACATGCAATCGCCCAAAGTGTTAAAATATCTTTGTTTGAAGAATTAGTAGATAATACAATCGAAGACACACAAGACATTCCGCAAGAGATTGCATCGAGTGGTAAAGTTTCTATgagtaaagaagaaatcatgAAAAGTATAGGTGAGTTGTTCATTTTGAGAATTAATATCAACCTACATGGTTCAGTTTTAGATTCACCAGAAATAATGTGGTCCGAACCTCAGCTTGAACCAATTTATCAGGCTACAAGGGGATATCTAGAAATTAATCAGCGTGTCGCACTCTTAAATCAGAGATTGGAAGTCATTTCTGATCTGTTACAAATGttaaaagaacaattggGACATTCTCACGAAGAGTACTTAGAACTTATTGTGATTGTGTTGGTGGTTGTGGAAGTTGTTGTATCACTAGTAAATATTGCTGTAGACATGATAGCTAACCGAACTTAG
- the NHP10 gene encoding Nhp10p (CAGL0M10505g~Ortholog(s) have DNA end binding, heteroduplex DNA loop binding activity), with product MDARNLSDEELKRKVEELKENNEVIGLALQRSRLSVKRLKLEYGVLLERLEARADMDPDVGTFNPLPSLENFQKELMSTPLKKPKTRKQKLKERDPNMPKRPTNAYLLFCEMNKEKIKEGGSVDVTKDLTESWKNLSEQERKPYYRLYNEDRERYQAEMEAYNKKSKTEDAGKEDSMSKNSSKQEDSDQTSNEVEN from the coding sequence ATGGATGCAAGAAATctcagtgatgaagaattgaagCGTAAAGTTGAGGAGCTGAAAGAGAACAATGAGGTGATTGGATTAGCATTACAACGATCTAGGTTATCAGTTAAAAGACTTAAGCTGGAATATGGTGTACTTCTCGAAAGATTAGAGGCGCGCGCTGACATGGACCCTGATGTAGGAACGTTTAACCCACTACCATCACTAGAAAACTTCCAGAAGGAGCTTATGTCTACACCTTTGAAGAAGCCGAAGACACGTAAACagaaactgaaagaaagagatcCAAATATGCCGAAAAGGCCCACGAACGCATATCTATTATTCTGTGAGATGAACAAAGAGAAGATAAAAGAGGGTGGTTCTGTAGATGTAACCAAAGACTTAACGGAGAGTTGGAAAAACCTTAGTGAACAAGAGAGGAAACCATATTATCGTCTTTATAATGAGGATAGAGAGAGGTATCAAGCAGAAATGGAAGCCTATAacaagaaatcaaaaactgAAGATGCTGGGAAGGAAGATTCCATGAGTAAAAATAGCTCAAAACAAGAAGATTCAGATCAAACGTCCAACGAAGTTGAGAATTAA